In Actinoplanes sp. NBC_00393, a single genomic region encodes these proteins:
- a CDS encoding nitroreductase/quinone reductase family protein encodes MTRRWRRWMYRDGRPNRLARLLNRLSAVQFSTGFLAPTGWVTLEVTGRVSGRPVVFPLVVADYEDERYLVSMLGENANWVANVRAANGEAILRHGRARPVRLVDVPVAERAPILRRYLDVAPGARAHLPVDRTEPVEQFERIAANYPVFRISAQTEH; translated from the coding sequence ATGACCCGACGTTGGCGGCGATGGATGTACCGCGACGGCCGCCCCAACCGGCTGGCCCGGCTGCTGAACCGGCTCTCGGCCGTACAGTTCAGCACCGGTTTCCTGGCCCCGACCGGCTGGGTCACGCTGGAGGTGACCGGCCGAGTCAGCGGACGCCCGGTCGTATTCCCGCTGGTCGTCGCCGACTATGAAGACGAACGGTATCTGGTGTCGATGCTGGGGGAGAACGCGAACTGGGTGGCGAACGTGCGCGCCGCGAACGGCGAGGCGATCCTGCGGCACGGCCGAGCCCGTCCAGTTCGGCTCGTCGATGTGCCGGTCGCCGAACGGGCCCCGATCCTGCGCCGATACCTGGACGTCGCGCCAGGCGCACGTGCCCACCTGCCAGTCGACCGGACAGAGCCAGTGGAGCAGTTTGAACGGATCGCCGCGAACTATCCGGTCTTCCGCATCTCGGCGCAGACCGAGCACTGA
- a CDS encoding MarR family transcriptional regulator: MSERIPLSTPATTALLNRLESEGHIIRAREHSDRRNITLRSGERIQGRADEFFGPLAYRLDTAMAHYPPP, encoded by the coding sequence TTGAGCGAGCGGATCCCCCTGTCCACGCCAGCCACCACCGCATTGCTGAATCGTCTCGAATCGGAAGGGCACATCATCCGTGCCCGCGAGCACTCCGACCGGCGCAACATCACTCTGCGTAGCGGCGAGCGCATCCAGGGGCGGGCGGACGAGTTCTTCGGCCCGCTCGCCTACCGCCTCGACACTGCCATGGCGCACTACCCGCCGCCCTAG
- a CDS encoding response regulator has product MTWEALAAASRLAPQMQRQATERQPAPADGQGAADRKGIAMKKDLVLVAEDDRDIRELLTIALESAGYQTVGARDGRTAARILANAQPVGLITDVRMPDMNGIDLCRLVRSTPEINNTAVLMYSAGVHQYDVEAGLHAGADRYLPKPVSPRRLIAELCDVIASRH; this is encoded by the coding sequence GTGACCTGGGAAGCTCTGGCAGCGGCTTCTCGGCTCGCTCCGCAGATGCAACGGCAGGCAACTGAACGGCAGCCTGCACCGGCCGATGGTCAGGGCGCAGCCGACAGAAAGGGTATCGCGATGAAGAAGGACCTGGTGCTCGTCGCCGAGGACGACCGGGACATCCGTGAACTGCTGACGATCGCGCTGGAGTCCGCCGGGTATCAGACCGTAGGTGCCCGTGACGGCAGAACCGCCGCTCGCATCCTCGCCAACGCTCAACCGGTCGGCCTGATCACCGACGTACGGATGCCCGACATGAACGGCATCGACCTGTGTCGGCTCGTCCGCAGCACACCCGAAATCAACAACACCGCCGTCCTCATGTACTCCGCCGGCGTCCATCAGTACGACGTGGAGGCCGGACTCCACGCCGGAGCTGACCGGTACCTGCCGAAGCCCGTGTCGCCTCGCCGCCTCATCGCCGAACTCTGTGATGTGATTGCCAGCAGGCACTGA
- a CDS encoding universal stress protein — MRSVRPADSKPPVVVVGVGDMLDALNAVDVAAMEAAYRDVPLVVVHAWPSGQGESARYRTPDSSQGRHLLGLAVCRAQAAAPGLQVTTEWVNDSPTQALVQRSTSASLLVMGHHDTVGPHDGWGSTTARLAHCSSCPVLVYRGQASSQGPVVAAVHSDQTAVLARAYEIAARGGRHLVVVQMDTETSTGAALAGDRIGEVINAWRSTRARVLVDRLLVSDVDIAHAMQRASWRGRLLVAGIDHDSPLTRAVSGSAGVAQVSHQLCPVLLVPTNWHAA, encoded by the coding sequence ATGCGTAGCGTCCGGCCAGCCGATTCGAAGCCGCCCGTGGTGGTGGTCGGCGTCGGCGACATGCTGGATGCGCTGAACGCTGTAGACGTCGCCGCGATGGAAGCGGCGTACCGGGACGTCCCGTTGGTCGTTGTCCATGCGTGGCCGAGCGGGCAGGGCGAGTCAGCCCGATACCGGACGCCGGACTCCTCGCAGGGGCGTCATCTGCTCGGCCTAGCGGTCTGTCGCGCGCAAGCCGCTGCCCCGGGGCTGCAGGTCACCACTGAATGGGTGAATGACAGCCCTACCCAGGCGCTGGTTCAACGTTCGACGTCCGCCTCTCTGCTCGTGATGGGGCACCACGACACGGTGGGACCTCACGACGGATGGGGATCGACCACGGCGCGGCTGGCGCATTGCAGCAGTTGTCCGGTGCTCGTGTACCGAGGGCAGGCATCGTCTCAAGGTCCAGTGGTTGCCGCCGTGCACAGCGATCAGACCGCGGTCCTCGCGCGTGCCTACGAGATCGCAGCCCGCGGTGGGCGTCACCTCGTGGTGGTTCAGATGGACACCGAGACGTCGACCGGTGCTGCGCTGGCTGGCGACCGGATCGGCGAGGTGATCAACGCCTGGCGGAGTACTCGGGCGCGGGTCCTGGTGGATCGGCTGCTCGTCAGCGACGTCGATATCGCTCACGCGATGCAGCGAGCGTCCTGGCGGGGCCGTCTTCTCGTGGCCGGTATAGACCACGACAGCCCGTTGACCAGGGCCGTCTCCGGTTCGGCGGGCGTAGCGCAGGTCAGCCACCAGCTATGCCCCGTCCTGCTCGTGCCAACCAACTGGCATGCGGCGTAG